A single region of the Erythrobacter sp. genome encodes:
- a CDS encoding EAL domain-containing protein — MAEMAVSDTLIRLPNRPGFDERLPHLIDAQTGADRCAAVMMLDLDRFKNVNDKYGHPAGDRVLVEVGKRVAALLRECETVARLGGDEFAVILRKLDCPGQASATAERIIDAVCRPIMLREGEVSVGTSIGITIFPDNEGSSDELMKCADLALGEAKRAGKGCYRFYDPAMQEEVSRKHAMAEELERAFDEDQIKVYLQPILLLETGAVTFAESLVRWDDGTPGPLAAGEFIDVIDEFQLAPRLEHAVFSQVFGMVKQWHHDGIDYPVVTLNLSAADLRSSKFCERIIAAVEKHELRADMFALEILETALFERGAETVENNIRRLSDLGFRIMLDNFGVGHASLTHLTCLPADYVKVDKSLIACIQPKDAGETIPGAVLKLAKGLGINTIAEGVENERHLSWLMSMNCDYAQGYFFHAPIPLKTFDLYLRGGVFASSEREGLAQYRLTNS; from the coding sequence ATGGCCGAAATGGCAGTCAGCGATACCTTGATCAGGCTTCCCAACCGACCAGGGTTCGACGAGCGGCTGCCACACCTTATCGATGCCCAGACCGGGGCCGATCGGTGCGCTGCCGTAATGATGCTTGATCTCGACCGCTTCAAGAACGTCAATGACAAATATGGGCACCCTGCAGGCGATCGGGTGCTCGTCGAGGTTGGCAAAAGGGTAGCTGCGTTGCTGCGCGAGTGTGAAACCGTGGCGCGCTTAGGCGGAGACGAGTTCGCCGTGATCCTGAGAAAACTGGACTGTCCGGGACAGGCTTCCGCCACTGCAGAGCGCATCATCGACGCTGTCTGTCGACCGATCATGCTGCGCGAGGGCGAAGTCTCGGTGGGCACAAGCATCGGCATCACTATCTTTCCCGACAATGAAGGTTCGTCAGACGAGCTCATGAAGTGCGCCGACCTGGCGCTGGGCGAAGCCAAGCGTGCCGGCAAGGGATGCTACCGCTTCTACGATCCTGCCATGCAGGAAGAAGTGTCGCGCAAGCATGCTATGGCCGAGGAACTCGAGCGCGCATTCGATGAAGACCAGATCAAGGTCTATCTTCAGCCCATTCTATTGCTCGAGACCGGCGCGGTGACGTTCGCGGAAAGCCTTGTTCGTTGGGACGATGGCACACCAGGGCCGCTCGCAGCAGGTGAGTTCATCGATGTAATAGATGAATTCCAGCTCGCTCCTCGCCTGGAACACGCGGTCTTCAGTCAGGTGTTCGGCATGGTGAAGCAATGGCACCACGACGGGATCGACTATCCGGTGGTGACGCTGAACCTCTCAGCAGCAGACCTGAGAAGCTCGAAGTTCTGCGAGCGGATCATAGCGGCTGTCGAGAAGCATGAGCTTCGTGCAGACATGTTTGCGCTCGAAATACTGGAAACTGCGCTGTTCGAACGCGGCGCCGAGACCGTTGAGAACAATATCCGCCGACTGAGCGATCTCGGGTTCAGGATCATGCTCGACAACTTCGGTGTCGGTCATGCCTCCCTTACACATCTGACGTGCTTGCCGGCAGACTATGTCAAGGTCGACAAATCCCTGATCGCTTGCATCCAGCCAAAGGACGCCGGAGAAACGATCCCAGGTGCCGTCCTTAAGCTGGCGAAAGGGCTCGGCATCAATACGATTGCAGAAGGCGTGGAGAATGAGCGACACCTCTCTTGGTTGATGAGTATGAACTGCGATTACGCGCAGGGATATTTCTTCCATGCACCTATCCCACTCAAGACGTTCGATCTTTACCTGCGAGGTGGCGTTTTTGCATCCAGCGAACGCGAGGGCCTCGCTCAGTATCGCCTGACCAATTCGT